CcagtatgaaaataaaaaattaatttacactGATACATCCAAGATTTTATATGCAGTGATGAGCACAAACATTAAGAGATAAAATACTGATGCAAATAACACACCCAAAAGAACATATGCAATTATTTTCCATCATTTACAATACAGTAGTTACAATGACACTccaaacagaaaagcaaagtaaaaaatCAAACCCCAACTTCTATTTCATGTAATTAGACTTATACAGAAATCAGAAGGCTAAATAACAACTAGTTAATCACCTAATTTCACAGCTATCTGAAGTGGCAATCGTTATATAGCAGCTTATCTATGATACATTCAAGATAAATGATACAATTTATTACTTGCCTGTAAGCTAAAACACAGCCTCAGTTTAATACCTTTCCTTAAATTCCACCTCTATACTACAATATACTTGAGGTCTATGCAAAAAGTAGCTACCTTTTATATAGGAAATGGATGATTAAGTCTTTGGTGCTGTAAAAGCAACTTCATTTAaacatcactaccaccaccaaaaaaaaaaacaaaaataaaacaaaacaaagggggggaaaaaaatggaaaaaccccATGACACACCTCCTAGGAAAAAAAAGCATGTAATTTCTGTCCCTGACGGAATGTATTAAATAAGCAAACACCaccaacaagcaaaacaaatacTACAatgtaaaaatacttaaaaaaaatccctctcaCATGCATAAATGAAAAATTGCACACAAAGAACTCACATCTTTTCAAGCTTCAATAGTAAATATTCTGCTACTAGTTATTAAATACTGCATGGTTTGCCCAAGCTAAGATGAAACCACATCATGAATCAATGagtattttgcattttctttcattatctACTCAAAGTCATGCCTACTGCACCTCTAAACATTTTAAGTCCAATTATATAGCAAACactcccaaaataaacttagattGTATTGCAGTTTCACTTAACAGTATATAAAATGCTGTGCTGTGACAGTTATCAACTATCCATTAGATACTGATCAGTTTTCCTTAAGCACTACTAACTGCTTGCTTTTCTTGAAGTTAGATCATTCTGAAAAATCAGACAGCAGAATTCAGCTATAGCAAACATGCTGCCCTCTTAATAAGGAAAAGGCAGCTACTACCTGAAATCATACCACacaaaaccaaaaatgagcaTTACTctaccaaaagaaaacaaaagaataggTCTGAATTTTAAGTGCTGCAGTCCTCAACATTTATATATAGGTAATAACATTAACAACCTCAAATATTTAAGGCACTATGTGTGGGAACGGTTTACAATGCAGCTGAGATTATTAGAACAACGTTTAAGAGCAAAGTCTAGGCAACCTTTTGCCCATGCAAAAGACACATGCAAATGTAAAGAACAATAGCTCAATTTCTTAGGTAAGTGACCCAACATTTATACACTAAGACACAGATAATACAATTCACTTGTATGCTGTAATTCTGACATATGTGCATCATTTGCTCTAAGTCTGTACACAGAATGGCTTCCCAAATGTGGACGTGTCTTGCACTAGTTAGAAggcaattttataaaaaatatcagGAGCAAAATTGGACTTCTGCTCCCATTAAGTCACCTGTCTATAGAATTACTACATAAGAAGATAACATGACCAAAGACAAGTTATACCAAATGTGCAAAACACATTAaaagtgagttttttttaaagctcaaaGTTGTTTAAATTGCACCCAAGTCTACatgattcaaaaataattttcttgtgCCATggctaatatttattaaataccatgttttatttttaatcaaatgtGTGTATCATTGAGCTTCCTCAATATACTGTTTTCACATGTATGGATACTGGCTGAGTTTTGTTGGACTCAATGGAAATCCAGTATACGCAGGTGATGCTGCAATGTAAGAATGTGGTGGGAAGATCGGTTTGTACTGAGTCTGATGAATGGTTGGGGATGGTAACAGACGGGGATTTATGCCCACGGGGACTTGGTGGACTATGCCACTGGGGTGGGAGATATTATAGGCTGGATGCTGTAACAAAGGTCTTGAGGTACATGGAGAGGCTAAGAGGTGGGCCACTGGTGCAGCACTACTGAGGGAAGCTGATGATGGGTAAGGAAGTAGAGCAGGCTGTCCTCCGATGTGCGTATTTCCAGCCAGATGGGCGTGCACTGCTGTGTGATTGGGACTTCCGTGAGAAAGAGTGAATGGATTACTGGTGACACTAGCAGGGATATAAGCTTGTTGTCTTCGATGCCCAAAGTTTCCATTCCACTCTTGATGCCCAGATCCGAAGTGCTGAACCTATCCACAAGGAAAAAGTGATTGAATAGTGTGTAAGATAAAAGGAAACGGAGCAAGGGCAATTATGAGCTACTCTCTGTGACTGATAACTTGTACATGGATCTCTCAGAGCTAACTTGTTCTAAGTAGATGAGAGAAAAATACCAATCATATCTAGACAGATAGATattgatattaaaatataatacgtGCTACTACAGTTTATAATATTAACACTGCTCCCCacctcagggcaggcattgtgctgTAAAACAGCCAAGTAAaataggtaaagcctccacttgcaatgctggcatctcatatgggcaccagtttgtgtcccggctgctccacttctaatccagctccaagctaatggcctggggaaagcagaggaagatggcccaagtgtttgggccccttccacccacatgggagacccagatgaaattcctgactcttggcttcagtgtggcccagcactggccattgtagccattctctcattctctatctctttcatctctctctctctttctccctccctccttccctctcactctgcaatgatgactttcaaataaataatcttttctaaaaaattatgttaaaaaaataacctttttttcccttcaagtGAAAAACAACTCTGAAATTTGAATCCCAAAAGATTCTTACACTGTTCGCAAATAGACACACCTGGCTGAAGCTCAGATGCGGCTGCTGGAATGCTGAGGGCAACTTTTGCTGACGACTGCCCACCGCAGAAGGCTGGCTCAATCTTCCCGGGGCACCGCGTCCTTTCACTGATGGCTGGCATGTAGAATCTGGCAATGAAAAAATAGAGTTGATGCTGTTTctctaataaaaattagaaatatctttagATATTTTATACAATAGTGATTTGAGAAccttaaaattaaatagaaaggaGGGCTCATAGTTCCAAGCACTGGATCACATTAGAAGATTTCTTCTGTACCACAGATAAAGCCAGGTCAAACTAGACATTCATTCAAAGACAGCTCTCAGCAGTCTGAAGACTAATGTTCCTaaattaagactttttaaaagacaatCTGGGAAACAGAAGAACTCATTTTACCTGTGTTAGCCATATGCTCATCAGTATTTAATCCATTTTCTAGTGCCATCGGTGGTACCACAACAGTACAAACAGCTGGTTTGGTTTCTGGGTCAGCAGAGGTCACCAGTTCTGTGTTTTGATGAGTGTCCTCCAcaaagctgctccctgcaaatGGACTATCATGCCCTGAAGAGTCTGATGATGTTGGCGAACCATCCACAGTATCACACCCACTTTCTTGCTCTTCATCCGACATACTACAAGGAAGCATTTTTATGAATGATGTTGTTTACAACATTAAATCTAATGTTAATACCTAGACTCCAACAAACTGAGAATCTTATTcaggtattttatatataattatacctTTGTCTTTGTCCAGTAGCCTTTGTTTCAGAAAATCTAGGAGCCCTCAaatcaattcttttttaagactGCAAAACCTAAATCTGTCCCCAGGCAGGAACTTCCTTTTTGCATTTAactgtctctcctttccctccctgtGTAATCCTCAGGGGCAACACAGTTCCCAAGATTCCTTTATAAGCTGCAGATAATGTCACCGATACATAACAAAAGAAACACTGATCTTTGTATAAAATGCACAAGAATAAGCATGTGACTTGGATGTTTCAGTTCAAATTCTGCTGTCAGGATATTTGCCTTTTGTGGTGATTTGAGTCCCTTCAGCTAAGCAGTTATCTGAAAGTCTTCCCCATGCAAAAGGCCTAGACAGAGTcctgtatttctcttttcttcctgatCCCCTGTGGCCCTGACAAGTTCTCTCTCCTTGGGATATCTACAGCATTTTTATATGCATGGATCATTTATTTCTCAGTCTAAagcatctttgtttgtttgtttgtttgttttttcaaaaatgttttgctatTTATCTATtaccaaggcagagagagaccattTCAAACCACTGGCTTACTCCAAAAATTCCTATAATGGCCCCAAgccagggctaaagccaggaactcagttaagatctcccacatgcatagcagaaacccaactacttgagccgtcactgctgccttccagggtctatatcaacaggaagctggagtaaggagccagagccagtatCAAgccctggcactccagtatgggatacagttgtcttaaccagcatctcaaCCACTAAGTAAAATGTCTTAttacatgtatattttatttttatatatatgttaaTGCTTATaggtatatattttgtatatagttttatgtatacatatatatgtataattttgtgTGCaccttatatatgtatatgtcaaCTTCCAAATCACATTATAAGCAACTtacaaaaaaaagatgcattaaaACACCTTTATATCTTCTACAACACTTTAGCTAAATGTTTCTGATACCATATTTCCTAAGTTAAAAGAGAAGACAAATGTATAAAATTGAGAACCCAAATTTTTTGAAGGTAAGTGTTCAGCACAgcagttaaatcactgcttgagacgctcacatcccatactgaagtgcctggctcctctgctcctgacGCAACATCCTACTGGTACTTATCAGGGTGGGCAatgggtgacggttcaagtacttaggtccctaccacccacatagaactcaggttgagttcccagctcctagctttggcctggctcagccttggctgtcgtgggcactgggagagtgaaccagtagatggaagatctatctctgtttctctgccatcCAAAGAAACTGAaggaacataaatttttaaaatttcttttcaaattttgttgtCACCAAAAAACAATTTCCAAAACCTGAAATCATATTTCATAGAAATTGTTGTGTCCTATCTCTTAATGTGTTAGTCCATCATGAGTTAGGAACAATTTACTATAAGTTGCAATGCATATTCCTGACCAAAAGGAAGGCTCAGCAAGGAAATATGGAGGAAACCACACACATCAATCAACAATGGTTAAAGGAAAAAGAATCCTAGATCTATATTAGTGGACCAATCAGTATACTATTATTTAATTTTGCTAAAATAAATGTGCTTACTGCAAACTCAAGTTACAATAGTGATCTATGCAGCTGAAGTTGAccatccagctttttttttttacactttccAAAAACAGATGATTCCTTAAACATCATTTTTTAGAACCCCAATTTCTCATTTCTACAGCAATAAAGAAAATGATTACTAAAAAGTGAGCTTGTTCAAGTCAGAAGTCATTGTGGCAAACTGGCATGTGCTTATTAAAGTAAACAAAAACGAAAACCAAGTCACAGGCTGCTTAGCAGACCTGAAACTTCTGACAGACTCCTATGGAAATTCTCTTACCTGTTGGGTCTCTTGCAAGGGGAGGGGCTGGATTGCCCTGAGGAGCTGGTGCTCAGAGTACTATCAGGACTGCTTAACGAACACATCCGATCAATATTCAAAGTGCTCTGGCAAGCTTCACAATCTAGATTACCTTTACATCTAGtggaagagggaaggggaaaaaCAAGTGTCAAAATGAGAAGATACCCTCCGAGCAGccaaaatttatattctttaaggATATGAAACAGGAATAACCTACGTAGATAACAATGCAGAGCATATTATAATAGAGCTTAAAAATGCAGGGAAAATGCTACAAAAATCACGTTCAATACTATTTAAGAAGTTCCCTCTTTTCTAGAACCCAACTGTCCCCAAAGGACAACTGCAAACAGTAAGTCACAGAAAGCAGTTTTTCGGCACAACAGAGGGCGCCATCATCATCCACCCTGGGAGCGCGCCACGCACTTACTCTCTGAGTGAGTGTCTCTGGGATGTCTCTTCCTCATCGGTGTCACTGCTAATAGTGATGACACTCACTGCAGGACTCGGGGAGTCAGCGATGATGATGGTTTGCCGCTGCTTGTCTGAAACCGATGATTCAGAGTCCTGTCTGGTAGATGTCTCACAGCAATCTCTTGCCTCTCCTTCTGAGTTACGATTGTCTCGTGTTTCTGTACAACTGACTTCCTCAACATCTTTCCCATTTattatctttggagaaatgaatGCTGAATGTGGGATATTGGTATTCTGTAATGAATTACTCCTGAAACCAAAGGAATAATTTGAAATTCCTATCATCAAAATATGTACAGTGACATTTTTCTAGGACATATTGTATGAACAATGCAAACCTTCATTTGTTCAAGTTCATGTACGTAACACACTAATAGGATGTGAGTTTtttgatatataaaatatctCAAGAAATAGTGTAGATTGCATTTACATACATTTAATTAGTTATACTTTGGTAAAGGTGATATCTGAGTATCTATAATTGCTACATTTATAGATAGATAATAATAAATCAAAAGGGCAATAAAGACAATCTTACCAACTGAAAGCATTTATTTCCTCTCTTCCTGGCTCCCATTCCATTAGTTTTACCAAAATACCTCTGAGAAATTGAGAAGGGAGCTGGCTTAGTGTTTGTAACAAAGCTATCGAAAGAGGTCATTTTTGAATACAACAGAGTGACCCTCTAGTGTACAtgcaaaattcattttaaagattaattcacAAAATGAAGAGGAAAGTAAAAATACCAACACCAACCTGTTCTGGCACAGTTTATTTTTCTTGGTAGTGGCAGGCTGAGGCCAGACAACATGTGCAATGCCCACACTAATTGGCTGAGGAGCCGATAAAGTTATCTGATTGGTTAGAACAGGTTGCGGCATCACGGAATTGTAATGACTGCTGTGTGAAATCATTTTCCTAAGAAGAGAGTTCAGAAAAATCAAATCCCTTCTTTATCAAGAACTATTTTCCAAATTATTCACAATAAAATACCTTTGTCCTCAGCTTACCCCCAGTCTCCAAGCCTCTGTGATCCAGCCACACCGTCAGAGGTCAGTGTAGTAGTAGCAGGAGCCATGGGTGttacctgttgccaggcaggtacCAACATCTGCTGTGTTCTACCAGACCATGTCTGttacatcaaaacaaaacaatctagtAAGTCAAAAATAATGGGTCTCAAACTCAGAAGTATATTAAAGGAACAACTAACAATTATAAAACTTAAAGTCTGTAACATATACCAAAGAATGAATCCCCAGCCAAGGCACTTCCATTGTTTCTCAAAAGTTCAAGCtggtattttacaaatatatcatgcttctaaatatgtataattaaaatagcacaaatgcaaaaataaagaGTTATTGCCAACCTGAGAAAGAACTCCTGGCCGGATCTGTAGTGGCTGCACAGCTGGGGCCTGAGTTACAAGTGGAACAGTATTATCTACCCTTATTGAGTAACTAGCAGGTTTACCATGTGTTGCAGGAATACCTAGAAAATAGAATAGTTATCAAATATGAGAGAAATCCTTCCTCTGATTTaacttataaaattattttaaatgtaaagaacAGCTTACATTCTGATTGGTATTAAAATCACTCCATAAATCAAATTTTCATAATACTAACCAAGGATTCTACTGGGAAAATAAGGTACTTCTCCATCTACCTTGTGGTAGATCAttccaaaagttattttttttttataagatttatttatttatttgaaagtcagagttacagagaggcagaggcagggagagagagatcttccatgcactggttcactccctagatggctgcaatggccagagctgcgccgatccaaagccagaagccaggagccaggagcttctcttccaggtctcccacgtgggtgcaggggcccaaagacttgggccatcttctactgctttccagggcatagcagagagctggatcggaagtggagcagcagggactcgaatgagcacccatatgggatgctggcactgcaggcagcaggcagcagctttacccactacacaatggTGCTAGCCCCTCCAAAATTATTATAAAGCTACTCTTTAagtgcaggcactgtggcacagcaggttaagctactattTGCaatgtgctccacttctgaatcagcttcctaataatgcacctgggaaaagagcGGAGGATTGTCCAActacttcagcccctgccaccatgtgggacaccaggatggagttcctggcttctggattcagcctggtccagatctaactgttgtggacatttagggagtgaaccagcaaatggaacatattttctctctctctctctcttcttcttcttctcttcctatttcactctgcctttccaataaataatttttaataaaagctaCCCTTTCTGCATTAAGATGAACACTACaagttttattaacatttttcatgaaacttctcatatttcctttaaaagtttGCTACTAtagccttcttttcttttcaaacatTTCTGTCACTATGATAAAAGGACATGGAAAAGGTGAATCTGGCTCAACATCCCGATAATCTAGCAGATAAATGCTTTTCTTGTCATACAAACTTTTAGCTGTGATCAGTATTTTCTTATAACTGTCATAGGAGCTTACTCTCTTGTGATCAAAAGCAAAATGCCACACAACTTCACAATTCAATGAACATGTTGGTTTATATAAAGGAAGAACACTTGAGGACTTTCCAGTGTTTTAATGGCACACTCATTGCAATGtctaaaggaaaagcaaaaactaACCTACTCTGCTTAACTTCGTGGCATAATGAAGCTTTGCCCAATGTGACTAAATCAACTAGTATTCCTAGAAGAGAGCTGCTGAAACACATTACCATTTTGCTTACCTACTTGGAAAACTAGAAAACAGTATTCAGCCATGTTAATTATGTAAATGCAAATTTTGTTGTTTTACAAATAAGTCTTACAATACTCAACTTCGAGACAGCAAAATAGCATCACACTTCAACAAGATATTGAAACATACCCAAGAATAGAATGCACTATTAACTAGAATAAATTCACTACTGGTTAATTCCTGCCTACTAGAGCTTTTAATACGGGCTCGTAGATTATTTAAATCTAGTTATATTTTAGATAAAGGTGATGCTGGTTCTCTTCAGTCATAAGAAGAAAATGTTACAATTATTTTCTCTTCCAATTGAAAAACAATCTTAAATTTTTACTGCACAAATGTATGTGTTGTGGTAAGAAGATTGTTACTTCTGTTGTTTATTTACTTCACAGAGACTTATATCTTACTGCCAGGGTGTTCTTCTACTCTGTACTCTACCTAAAAAGTAAGGTGTGAACTAAGTTTACAAAAATCTATGTTtttttaaactgatcttcttaCCCCTTCCAAAAAGCATGTCTTGGCCAGCAAATTCTCCAAGAAACAGAATATAAGCACACCCAGGCAGTGTAGATATACTGCAGCAAGAGACAATGTCTtcaaggaaaaaaaggagaatttAGTTTGACAAGGATGAAAAGAGAGCAAATTCTCaaatataaaaccaaaaaaaaaaacacaaaaaaacaaaaaaattttgccCTTAATTCTTTCCATAAGCAGTGTCTTGAGATGAGAGGAATTCCTTTGTATCTTCTCTTCATGAGAATTTTTGATCAAATTCAAAAAGGGGTTAGAATCTCAACTTTCTATAGTTATTAGGTtagctaaaattttatttttgcttcaatAGATTTTCTTTAGTGCTTGGAGAACTGGGCACAAAAGGTTTATGAAGACTGCTAATACAACAGAGGAGAATTTTGCTAGAATGTACTTAACTCTAAAATAGCAATTTTTATCTGGAAGAGCAACCTTTCAGGTTGCTAACTAGTCTTTAATGCTTGTTTAAAATGTATGACTTACACTCAGATTTGTTGAGGAAAAGCATGGCTTACATAATCTTCCtactaaaataattcttaaagtaAGTACAGATTTATTAATAATCTATATGCCTGTTCCTACATATATAttacaaaatctaaaatatattaaatatgacCTAATCACTATAGCTCTGAAGTAAGGTAAAAATAGTAAGTGAAAGATACAGACATTAAACATCTCAAAATCCAAACCAGAATGGGATCAAAATCACTATACCAAACAGCTGcaaagtgattattttaaaatgttttttataaatGGATTGCCACATGATGAAGTGGGTAAGAGGCTCAACACTAAGATTTTCTACAGAGATACTGAGCCTGATTGGAGAGAATGCTTTCATTTCTAAGGCAGAAACAATGAAACAGCATAGGTGCAGAACCTGTCTACCCTCTGCTGCAACTGCATCTGTTACACAAGCCAATGAATATTTTTGCTTcatctcatgtttttttttttttaaacaggcagagtggacagtgagaagagagagacagagagaaaggtcttcctttgccgttggttcaccctccaatggccactgcagccggcgcatcgcgcagatccgtagccaggagccaggtgtttctcctggtctcccatgcaggtgcagggcccaagaacttgggccatcctccactgcactcccgggccatagcagagagctggcctggaataggggcaaccgggacataatccggtgccccaatcgggactagaacccggtgtgccagcaccacaggcagaggattagcctattaaggcGCAGTGCCAGCTCAATTTTAATTCTAATTGAAAAGCATTGGTCTTGACATTCAATGGGTTAACCAGCCTGAGactgtttaaatcttttgttATTCCTGTTATAAGTCACTGATACAAGTGTTGCCATTATCTACAAAAAGTTACTTTTTATCAAGTGTAAGccacataaaaatataaaggtaAGTCCAACTTCCCAGAAATGTTTTCAGAATGACGCTCACCCCTATTTAGAAATGTGCCTCACAGGtcaggcattatggcacagcgggttaaatctCTGCCTGCAACGCACACATTCCCTGCTGAAATGCcttgctcaagtcctggctgctttacttcagatccagtttcctgctaatgtattctGGGAGGCattagatgatgacccaagtacctgggtgcctgccacccacataggagacccaaatggagttcctggctccttgcctcagCCTGGTCTAGCTTTCGCTAAGGCAggaatttgaagagtaaaccagaggatgaaagatatctctccctctgtttctcccttcccttcactcctccttcccttccttcctccctgtcacttagcctttcaaacaaataaataaataagattttggggcaataaagaaaaagatacatGTCTCATATATTAAGTTTTTGCTATAAACAGAAGATAGGCTATAACAGGAATTTCTATATCTTTATGAAATACATAACTATATTTGTATATTCAGGTAATCAAAATTCAAGTTGATTTTGGTACACAGAGAGATTGTTAGAACCAAAGAAGAAGCTACTCAGTAGTGTAGATTATAAGCTTATTTAATTATAGCAAGTAATAATGTATTAAAAAAGAACTGATTAAAAACAGCATCAGGGAGCTGAACATACAGAACAGTAACACCCAGTAGAGGACAATCCATACCTTCTATATGCATTCATTTTCgttaaagtatttttataatgCTAGACTCCAAAGGAAATACAATTATTACATGATTCACTCTGTTAATGATGATTTGAATAAAGAAATGAGTGTCCTTGATCTAAAGGCTATTGAATAGCCTAAATTTAAAATGTCACACTAAATACACCAAAACTCTGCAATGTATTTAACAAACAAGTCCctacatttgttttaaaataatggatGCCAAAAGTCAAATTTCAATAATCTGAATGGAAGAATACCTTGAATTGCTGGGGGACAGATGATCAGTGTCTGCTGAAAAGCATCACCACAACCAAACTGAGCAGTTCCTGCCTGTAAGGGTATCCCATGGTGCACAACTGAATGAGCAGATGTGGTTAATGCCTGCAACAatcaatgtacagcacattatatAGAGCACACAAATGCAATCAACACATTTCTTAAAAATGCTAATTCTATAATAAATATTGACTCAGAAGATGAAAACATAAACAAGCtgcttaaattaaaatttaattcctTACTCTGCTGAGCTCTACCTTTATTAGAGTTCTAACACAGAAGGGTGGGTGGAAGACACAATGAATTTGAGTAGATGTGTGTTCCAAATGTTGCCTTGAACTTCCAGAGACTTAATAAAATGGTTATAGTGAGATCTCACCACCACTCTACTTTAAAACTGCCGACTCAAAACATCTGTATACTTCAGGAGCAAAATGAGTAATCATAAAATTTAAGACTATAAATAATTAACTATGATAAAGGTCTTACCTGACTTCTTAGCGTTCCAATTTTAGTAAAATTTGCTGTCAGAGTACCAGTACTGCTTGAAGCAACTGGTCTTAAAAGTGAAGTTTTATTGTGATTGTTTGTGTCACACGAATTGGGGTGGAACTTACAAATATCCATAATATGAAAACAGGACTTCACACTGCAAAAGTGAAAagtattataatattattttcgATGTCTAGAATAGTTTAATGtacaataacaaaaaatttcCCAAAGAAAAATCCTGATTTATATGCaatcttcttatttttaaagagaaatcctgTTAACACTAAATTTCAAACCAAGCAAAAGTATATATTCTATCTGTAatatcttttagtatttttatatgtttgttgatttatgttttcatctacttgacagacagaaagaaacagcgatatcttctatctacaggtt
This window of the Lepus europaeus isolate LE1 chromosome 7, mLepTim1.pri, whole genome shotgun sequence genome carries:
- the HIPK3 gene encoding homeodomain-interacting protein kinase 3 isoform X1, whose product is MASQVLVYPPYVYQTQSSAFCSVKKLKVEPSSCVFQERNYPRTYVNGRNCGNSHPPTKGSAIQTKTTSFNRPRGHNFSLQTSAVVLKNTAGATKVIAAQAQQAQVEAPQPGVWRNRLNFLEGTQRCGLKRKSEELDNHSSAMQIVDELSILPAMLQTNMGNPVTVVTAPTGSKQNCTTGEGDYQLVQHEVLCSMKNTYEVLDFLGRGTFGQVVKCWKRGTNEIVAIKILKNHPSYARQGQIEVSILARLSTENADEYNFVRAYECFQHRNHTCLVFEMLEQNLYDFLKQNKFSPLPLKVIRPILQQVATALKKLKSLGLIHADLKPENIMLVDPVRLPYRVKVIDFGSASHVSKTVCSTYLQSRYYRAPEIILGLPFCEAIDMWSLGCVIAELFLGWPLYPGALEYDQIRYISQTQGLPGEQLLNVGTKSTRFFCRETDMSHSGWRLKTLEEHEAETGMKSKEARKYIFNSLDDIAHVNTVMDLEGSDLLAEKADRREFVSLLKKMLLIDADLRITPVETLNHPFVNMKHLLDFPHSNHVKSCFHIMDICKFHPNSCDTNNHNKTSLLRPVASSSTGTLTANFTKIGTLRSQALTTSAHSVVHHGIPLQAGTAQFGCGDAFQQTLIICPPAIQDIVSCCSISTLPGCAYILFLGEFAGQDMLFGRGIPATHGKPASYSIRVDNTVPLVTQAPAVQPLQIRPGVLSQTWSGRTQQMLVPAWQQVTPMAPATTTLTSDGVAGSQRLGDWGKMISHSSHYNSVMPQPVLTNQITLSAPQPISVGIAHVVWPQPATTKKNKLCQNRGILVKLMEWEPGREEINAFSWSNSLQNTNIPHSAFISPKIINGKDVEEVSCTETRDNRNSEGEARDCCETSTRQDSESSVSDKQRQTIIIADSPSPAVSVITISSDTDEEETSQRHSLRECKGNLDCEACQSTLNIDRMCSLSSPDSTLSTSSSGQSSPSPCKRPNSMSDEEQESGCDTVDGSPTSSDSSGHDSPFAGSSFVEDTHQNTELVTSADPETKPAVCTVVVPPMALENGLNTDEHMANTDSTCQPSVKGRGAPGRLSQPSAVGSRQQKLPSAFQQPHLSFSQVQHFGSGHQEWNGNFGHRRQQAYIPASVTSNPFTLSHGSPNHTAVHAHLAGNTHIGGQPALLPYPSSASLSSAAPVAHLLASPCTSRPLLQHPAYNISHPSGIVHQVPVGINPRLLPSPTIHQTQYKPIFPPHSYIAASPAYTGFPLSPTKLSQYPYM
- the HIPK3 gene encoding homeodomain-interacting protein kinase 3 isoform X4, producing the protein MASQVLVYPPYVYQTQSSAFCSVKKLKVEPSSCVFQERNYPRTYVNGRNCGNSHPPTKGSAIQTKTTSFNRPRGHNFSLQTSAVVLKNTAGATKVIAAQAQQAQVEAPQPGVWRNRLNFLEGTQRCGLKRKSEELDNHSSAMQIVDELSILPAMLQTNMGNPVTVVTAPTGSKQNCTTGEGDYQLVQHEVLCSMKNTYEVLDFLGRGTFGQVVKCWKRGTNEIVAIKILKNHPSYARQGQIEVSILARLSTENADEYNFVRAYECFQHRNHTCLVFEMLEQNLYDFLKQNKFSPLPLKVIRPILQQVATALKKLKSLGLIHADLKPENIMLVDPVRLPYRVKVIDFGSASHVSKTVCSTYLQSRYYRAPEIILGLPFCEAIDMWSLGCVIAELFLGWPLYPGALEYDQIRYISQTQGLPGEQLLNVGTKSTRFFCRETDMSHSGWRLKTLEEHEAETGMKSKEARKYIFNSLDDIAHVNTVMDLEGSDLLAEKADRREFVSLLKKMLLIDADLRITPVETLNHPFVNMKHLLDFPHSNHVKSCFHIMDICKFHPNSCDTNNHNKTSLLRPVASSSTGTLTANFTKIGTLRSQALTTSAHSVVHHGIPLQAGTAQFGCGDAFQQTLIICPPAIQGIPATHGKPASYSIRVDNTVPLVTQAPAVQPLQIRPGVLSQTWSGRTQQMLVPAWQQVTPMAPATTTLTSDGVAGSQRLGDWGKMISHSSHYNSVMPQPVLTNQITLSAPQPISVGIAHVVWPQPATTKKNKLCQNRSNSLQNTNIPHSAFISPKIINGKDVEEVSCTETRDNRNSEGEARDCCETSTRQDSESSVSDKQRQTIIIADSPSPAVSVITISSDTDEEETSQRHSLRECKGNLDCEACQSTLNIDRMCSLSSPDSTLSTSSSGQSSPSPCKRPNSMSDEEQESGCDTVDGSPTSSDSSGHDSPFAGSSFVEDTHQNTELVTSADPETKPAVCTVVVPPMALENGLNTDEHMANTDSTCQPSVKGRGAPGRLSQPSAVGSRQQKLPSAFQQPHLSFSQVQHFGSGHQEWNGNFGHRRQQAYIPASVTSNPFTLSHGSPNHTAVHAHLAGNTHIGGQPALLPYPSSASLSSAAPVAHLLASPCTSRPLLQHPAYNISHPSGIVHQVPVGINPRLLPSPTIHQTQYKPIFPPHSYIAASPAYTGFPLSPTKLSQYPYM